Proteins encoded by one window of Lacerta agilis isolate rLacAgi1 chromosome 11, rLacAgi1.pri, whole genome shotgun sequence:
- the PMAIP1 gene encoding phorbol-12-myristate-13-acetate-induced protein 1 — protein MMPSKTPRKSAPRNPAPPDSEAVKECALQLRRMGDKWNLRQKILNLISKLFCPET, from the exons ATGATGCCGAGCAAAACGCCGCGCAAAAGCGCGCCGCGCAACCCCGCGCCCCCAG ACTCGGAGGCAGTAAAGGAATGCGCTCTTCAGCTACGCAGGATGGGGGACAAGTGGAACCTCCGCCAGAAGATCCTCAACCTGATTTCAAAGCTTTTCTGCCCTGAAACGTGA